Proteins found in one Mucilaginibacter gracilis genomic segment:
- a CDS encoding family 43 glycosylhydrolase — MCRFLSKLLITLGITIAAQNAFCQGNTATSPGNGNPLIPGYFADPTVRKFGDTFYIYATTDGNGGGHGPSQVWTSKDFVNWKMRDMNWPVSNYYWAPDVINGNDHKYYMYYCQPVDIYGASATSPTGPWTPLLPGGKPMIPNYFVPGVITLDGQTFKDDDGKIYMFWGTWGTYPDHGCGVGLLNADMHTFSKKAKIPNTIAKDFFEAPFMFKRKGIYYLTYSSGFCENETYRVQYAMSKKGPMGPFVFGKNNPVLSTSSDGTVHGPGHESVIQVGDDFYMVYHRHNNPHSNGGYHRQVCADKILFDTEGNIKKLIPTHTGVGPLGKPGVKTINLAYRKTVTASSYYNDDYRPSFAADDNNGTLWRPARNDGTATWLKIDLGAIKSIRQVLTQFEYATWYYQYKIETSADGLKWNLFADKTHNQQHGSPMIDNGDVKARYVRLIITGTEYPGLFKSIWNIKIYSDKVIQDESGKLAATGQVDSTVQKRLLVSFDADSLQQGEFVPEFRNKGALGGTFVAGARTPYVDIIKGKKALVFNGSQNFESTAQVPRTLCGNNSYTVAYTIYSSELLNENPVLSWTAGESEHRGAIFGYGKNRDFGVAQHFGVSDFPFAAAPSASAWHQIVITYDGVFEKVFVDGVLNNKENKMLFMQAADKIFFGSKTNKSLFLNAAVSSLKVYDIALPDSLVESAFNLKKTTDIPVYLDAGKLSYGKLFEWVNNGSLGGKFVASGNASPVVKDVGGKIAVAFSGSDNFNFYKVNDGISGVQSLILSVFLPDSVIYNDSQDLKNELKGRVADRKESGGKWHLLVRTKQSGEVTYFLDGVKVIANSRIDDLFKTLFANTSKGKGFKYAISTLTCLAQSLTTSDIRQITDIWFKNIHPVNLNPPYFVIPPHAVSPTLIEMTAAADTEGKQDLQYYFQDETNNALSEEWRDDPHYTNFTVVPDHIYAYRFKVKDNFGNVSRFSDAFTVSTSQMQFNVTNFDFSTQTDTTNIAAGNSSRSGATGLHQAGPAGSVYLADKSLILKSKGSNWDGNQPYGPFIYKTIAGDFIAETEVADLSGFKEKAVRGNNDVGLMVRKAVTSDGKNTQEALLQNSLFPAWNCGNLFTNLQSGQRIQTNTQSGWNFNRYLQIQRSGNTFYIRSSADGRIWRDMPGSPVSRTDLDTLSLQVGLFQSSYGPQEGFGSFKSFKIIQKK, encoded by the coding sequence ATGTGTCGGTTTCTTTCAAAGTTATTAATCACGCTTGGTATCACAATTGCTGCGCAGAATGCTTTTTGCCAGGGAAATACTGCTACCTCACCAGGCAATGGGAATCCCCTTATCCCCGGATATTTTGCAGATCCTACAGTAAGAAAATTCGGTGATACATTTTACATCTACGCAACAACAGATGGCAATGGCGGCGGGCATGGTCCTTCACAGGTATGGACATCAAAAGATTTTGTTAACTGGAAAATGAGGGATATGAACTGGCCTGTATCCAATTATTATTGGGCTCCGGATGTTATTAACGGGAACGATCATAAATACTATATGTATTACTGCCAGCCGGTTGATATTTATGGAGCATCCGCGACTTCGCCAACCGGGCCATGGACACCCTTGCTTCCCGGCGGAAAACCGATGATCCCTAACTATTTTGTCCCTGGTGTTATCACACTTGATGGCCAGACATTTAAAGACGATGACGGGAAAATTTATATGTTTTGGGGAACCTGGGGCACTTATCCTGACCATGGCTGCGGTGTTGGGCTCCTGAACGCGGATATGCATACATTTTCAAAAAAGGCTAAAATTCCAAATACTATAGCCAAGGACTTTTTTGAAGCCCCTTTTATGTTTAAAAGGAAGGGTATTTATTACCTGACCTATTCATCCGGGTTTTGCGAGAATGAAACGTACCGGGTACAGTATGCAATGAGCAAAAAAGGGCCAATGGGGCCTTTTGTTTTCGGCAAAAATAACCCTGTTTTAAGTACCAGCAGTGATGGCACAGTGCATGGACCCGGCCATGAGTCCGTAATTCAGGTCGGAGACGATTTTTACATGGTTTATCACCGGCATAATAATCCGCATTCCAATGGAGGATACCATCGTCAGGTTTGTGCAGATAAAATCTTGTTTGATACCGAAGGAAATATAAAGAAACTTATTCCTACCCATACCGGCGTTGGCCCGCTTGGTAAGCCTGGCGTCAAGACAATTAATCTCGCTTATAGGAAGACAGTTACGGCTTCCTCTTATTACAACGATGATTACCGGCCTTCATTTGCCGCTGATGATAATAATGGCACTCTTTGGAGGCCCGCCCGTAACGATGGCACGGCAACGTGGCTGAAGATTGATCTGGGAGCGATTAAATCAATCAGGCAGGTACTTACGCAATTTGAGTATGCAACCTGGTATTACCAATATAAAATAGAAACATCGGCTGATGGCCTGAAATGGAATTTGTTTGCTGACAAAACACATAACCAGCAACATGGATCACCGATGATTGACAACGGGGATGTTAAAGCCAGGTATGTAAGGCTGATTATAACGGGAACCGAATACCCGGGCTTGTTCAAATCTATCTGGAACATAAAAATTTATAGCGATAAAGTAATTCAGGATGAATCAGGGAAATTAGCTGCGACCGGACAGGTTGATTCTACTGTCCAAAAACGACTCCTGGTGAGTTTTGATGCAGATAGTTTACAGCAGGGCGAATTCGTTCCTGAATTCCGTAATAAAGGGGCCTTAGGCGGAACCTTCGTTGCTGGAGCGAGGACTCCTTATGTAGATATTATCAAAGGGAAAAAGGCCCTGGTATTCAATGGCAGTCAAAACTTCGAGTCTACTGCGCAGGTTCCGCGCACTTTATGCGGCAATAACAGTTATACGGTTGCTTATACTATTTATAGTTCTGAGTTGTTAAACGAGAACCCTGTTTTAAGCTGGACTGCAGGGGAATCTGAACATCGGGGCGCTATATTTGGTTATGGAAAAAACAGGGATTTTGGCGTAGCCCAGCACTTTGGCGTTTCTGATTTTCCATTTGCTGCAGCGCCATCAGCATCGGCATGGCACCAGATTGTGATTACTTACGACGGGGTGTTTGAAAAGGTATTTGTTGACGGCGTATTAAATAACAAAGAGAATAAAATGCTGTTTATGCAGGCCGCTGATAAGATATTTTTTGGCTCCAAAACCAATAAATCGTTGTTCCTGAACGCGGCAGTGTCTTCCTTAAAGGTTTATGATATTGCACTTCCTGATTCTCTGGTTGAAAGTGCGTTTAATCTCAAAAAAACTACAGATATCCCGGTATACCTTGATGCGGGTAAACTGAGTTATGGCAAACTTTTCGAATGGGTAAATAATGGAAGCCTTGGCGGAAAATTCGTTGCATCCGGAAATGCTTCTCCAGTGGTTAAAGATGTTGGCGGGAAAATCGCTGTGGCATTTTCTGGTTCAGATAACTTTAATTTTTACAAGGTGAATGATGGTATATCAGGTGTTCAAAGTTTAATATTAAGCGTCTTTTTACCTGATTCGGTAATATATAACGACAGTCAGGATCTTAAAAATGAGTTAAAGGGGAGAGTTGCTGATCGCAAAGAAAGTGGCGGAAAATGGCATTTGCTGGTCAGAACGAAACAAAGCGGCGAGGTAACCTATTTCCTGGACGGAGTCAAAGTAATTGCAAATTCCAGGATTGATGACCTTTTTAAAACCTTGTTTGCTAATACCAGCAAAGGAAAAGGGTTTAAATACGCTATCAGCACACTTACCTGCCTTGCTCAATCACTGACAACAAGTGATATCAGGCAGATTACAGACATCTGGTTCAAAAACATTCACCCGGTGAATCTGAACCCCCCGTATTTTGTTATACCTCCACATGCGGTATCGCCTACGCTTATCGAGATGACTGCTGCTGCAGATACGGAGGGAAAACAAGATTTGCAGTATTACTTTCAGGATGAAACGAATAATGCCTTGTCCGAAGAATGGAGAGATGATCCGCATTATACCAACTTTACGGTAGTTCCGGATCATATTTACGCTTATCGTTTTAAGGTAAAGGACAATTTTGGTAATGTTTCTCGTTTTTCTGATGCATTCACGGTTAGTACTTCGCAAATGCAGTTTAATGTAACGAATTTTGATTTTTCCACGCAGACGGATACCACCAATATTGCTGCAGGTAATAGCAGCCGGAGCGGCGCAACGGGGCTGCATCAAGCGGGGCCGGCCGGCAGCGTCTATCTCGCTGATAAATCGCTTATACTAAAATCAAAAGGATCCAACTGGGACGGCAACCAGCCCTATGGGCCATTTATTTATAAAACGATCGCTGGCGATTTTATTGCCGAGACCGAGGTTGCGGACCTGAGCGGATTTAAGGAAAAGGCGGTAAGAGGCAATAATGATGTAGGGCTGATGGTGCGCAAAGCGGTAACATCAGATGGCAAAAACACGCAAGAGGCCCTCTTGCAAAACAGCTTATTCCCGGCCTGGAATTGCGGAAACCTTTTCACCAATCTTCAATCCGGGCAACGGATACAAACCAACACTCAAAGCGGGTGGAACTTTAACAGATATCTGCAGATTCAAAGGTCCGGAAATACATTCTACATCAGATCCAGCGCCGATGGCAGAATTTGGAGGGATATGCCCGGAAGCCCGGTATCGCGTACCGACCTTGACACTTTATCTTTACAAGTTGGGCTGTTTCAAAGCAGCTACGGACCGCAGGAAGGTTTTGGTTCCTTTAAAAGTTTCAAAATTATACAAAAAAAATAA
- a CDS encoding putative Ig domain-containing protein: MKNNALAILLLCSFVMARAQNGKYISLNNARFSTGDNPDWKNKDFADQTWRDVKVGEVWQSQGFPDYHGFAWYRIHVKIPAALKSNSVWKDSIRIFLAHVNDVDETYFNGTLIGKTGGFPNDKGGYISKWPAVRNYCIASSNPLIKWDGENVIAVKVYDGGGSGGIFMGSPFIDMLEKFDGIEFSVSAIQFLAGQKAKRTLTLFNRFNTVISGDLRYRVVDEMYGKTISRQVIRIKVNPFESKKFILFLPHREGIKVYYDFKELSSGKAKSFTEVAPYLLTPAELLNPILNGPLVIGVHPGSPIIYKIAASGQKPMIYAVDNIPAGLSFDAKTGILTGIIDIAGNYKLILRVKNNIGSDKKELTIKIGAKLALTPPMGWNSWNCWGLNVTEEKVKSSAKAMVQSGLADYGWNYVNVDDGWQAAERSPSGKLFPNSKFADMKELGNVLHAAGLKFGIYSSPGAKTCGGFLGSLGHEKVDADTYTAWGVDYLKYDLCSYSDNTAGDTTLFAQQKPYKVMGDALKLQHRDIVYSICQYGIRDVWKWGKAMDGNLWRTTEDITDTWASLRDIGFSQADRSAYASPGGWNDPDMLIVGQVGWGENLHPSNLTPYEQYAHISLWSMLSAPMLIGCDMSKLDAFTLNLLKNREVIALDQDTLGKQAIRTVNTGGIQVWEKKLSDGGLAIGVFNLNDKYCRYNLRLTRKKNAVNIIRDVWIQKDIKKNVGSISLQVAPHGVKLLKITGS, from the coding sequence ATGAAAAATAATGCTTTGGCTATTTTACTGCTATGCTCTTTTGTAATGGCCAGGGCCCAGAACGGGAAGTACATAAGTTTAAATAATGCCAGGTTTTCAACGGGTGACAATCCGGATTGGAAAAACAAGGACTTTGCCGATCAGACTTGGCGGGACGTCAAAGTGGGAGAAGTATGGCAAAGTCAGGGCTTTCCCGATTACCATGGATTTGCCTGGTATCGCATCCATGTAAAAATTCCCGCTGCTTTAAAAAGCAATTCGGTCTGGAAGGATAGTATCCGTATTTTTCTGGCGCACGTTAACGATGTCGATGAAACCTATTTTAATGGCACTTTAATCGGAAAAACAGGTGGGTTCCCGAATGATAAAGGGGGGTATATCAGTAAATGGCCGGCTGTAAGAAATTATTGTATCGCGTCAAGTAATCCGCTGATAAAATGGGATGGTGAAAACGTTATTGCGGTAAAGGTTTATGACGGCGGTGGATCCGGCGGCATTTTTATGGGCAGCCCGTTTATTGATATGCTGGAAAAGTTTGACGGCATTGAATTCAGCGTATCTGCAATTCAATTTTTAGCGGGTCAGAAAGCAAAAAGAACGCTAACGCTTTTCAACAGGTTTAATACCGTAATTTCAGGCGACCTTCGTTACCGGGTGGTCGACGAAATGTACGGGAAAACTATAAGCAGGCAAGTGATAAGGATAAAGGTCAATCCTTTTGAAAGTAAAAAGTTTATATTGTTTCTTCCTCACCGGGAGGGAATAAAAGTTTATTATGATTTTAAGGAATTATCTTCCGGTAAGGCAAAGTCATTTACCGAAGTGGCACCATATCTGCTTACGCCCGCTGAGCTGCTTAACCCGATTCTAAATGGTCCGCTGGTCATAGGCGTGCATCCGGGTTCGCCGATAATTTATAAAATCGCAGCCAGCGGTCAAAAACCAATGATTTACGCCGTTGACAATATTCCCGCCGGTTTGTCCTTTGATGCGAAGACCGGAATCTTAACGGGAATTATTGATATAGCCGGAAACTATAAACTGATTCTGCGTGTGAAAAATAATATCGGAAGCGATAAGAAAGAATTAACCATTAAAATAGGCGCAAAGCTTGCACTTACACCGCCCATGGGTTGGAACAGCTGGAATTGCTGGGGACTTAATGTAACTGAGGAAAAAGTGAAAAGTTCTGCTAAAGCAATGGTCCAAAGTGGATTGGCGGATTATGGCTGGAATTACGTTAACGTAGATGATGGCTGGCAGGCGGCAGAACGTTCCCCATCAGGTAAGCTATTCCCAAATTCAAAATTTGCTGACATGAAAGAGCTCGGCAACGTCCTGCACGCGGCCGGTTTAAAATTTGGTATATACTCCTCTCCCGGAGCTAAAACCTGCGGCGGTTTTTTAGGGTCCCTGGGGCATGAAAAAGTGGATGCTGATACCTATACCGCCTGGGGCGTAGATTATTTGAAATACGATCTTTGCAGTTACTCAGACAATACCGCCGGCGATACTACTCTTTTTGCGCAGCAAAAACCTTATAAGGTTATGGGCGATGCGCTGAAACTGCAACACCGGGATATAGTTTACAGCATATGCCAATATGGAATTCGTGACGTGTGGAAATGGGGAAAGGCTATGGATGGCAACCTTTGGCGTACGACCGAAGATATCACGGATACCTGGGCAAGTTTGCGTGATATTGGTTTTAGCCAGGCTGACAGATCCGCATATGCCAGCCCCGGTGGCTGGAATGATCCGGACATGCTGATTGTCGGTCAGGTAGGTTGGGGCGAAAACCTTCATCCTTCTAACCTGACACCTTATGAACAATATGCACACATCAGCTTATGGAGCATGCTGTCAGCACCAATGCTGATTGGGTGCGATATGAGTAAACTCGATGCCTTCACATTGAATTTGCTGAAAAACAGGGAGGTAATTGCATTAGATCAGGACACTCTTGGAAAGCAGGCGATTAGAACAGTTAATACTGGTGGTATACAAGTATGGGAAAAAAAGCTTTCGGACGGCGGACTTGCCATTGGGGTCTTCAACCTGAATGATAAATATTGCCGGTATAACTTACGTTTAACGCGTAAAAAAAATGCAGTAAATATTATACGGGATGTATGGATTCAAAAGGACATTAAAAAAAATGTTGGCAGTATATCGCTTCAGGTGGCACCTCACGGGGTCAAGCTTCTGAAAATTACAGGCAGCTAG
- a CDS encoding APC family permease: MDTSTSFKPSLRLIDATMLVAGSMIGSGIFIVSADITRNVGSAGWLLFVWLITGFMTLTAALSYGELSAMFPKAGGQYVYLKEAYNPLVGFLYGWSFFTVIQTATIAAVGVAFAKFTAYLIPQLSETLVAIDLGFIAISPAQLLSILVIVLLTFINTRGVNSGKIVQTIFTMAKLLSLLALIVFGLFAIKTSVWTSNWHNAWTMHSLKPDGSMASYTALAALGAIASAMVGSIFSSDSWNNVTFIAGEVKNPKRNIGLSLALGTVIVTVIYILTNIMYTGVLSLHDIAIADKDRVGVTASQQIFGNWGTIIIALLIMVSTFGCNNGLIMSGARVYYSMAKDRLFFKRVGMLNKNSVPGFGLWLQCIFACLWSLSGKYGDLLDMISFVVVVFYVLTIIGIFILRKKMPDAERPYKAFGYPVLPLIYIIMGLAFCLLLIIYKPTYTWPGLIIVMAGIPVYFLIGSVKEKTGADPPII, encoded by the coding sequence CGCAGGCTGGCTGCTGTTTGTCTGGCTCATAACCGGTTTTATGACACTCACGGCCGCGCTTAGCTATGGTGAATTAAGTGCCATGTTCCCAAAGGCCGGCGGGCAATATGTTTACCTTAAGGAAGCCTATAACCCGCTGGTTGGTTTTTTATACGGCTGGAGCTTTTTTACGGTTATTCAAACGGCAACCATAGCGGCCGTGGGTGTCGCCTTTGCCAAGTTTACAGCCTATTTAATACCACAGCTTAGCGAAACACTGGTAGCTATAGACCTCGGCTTCATTGCCATTTCGCCAGCCCAGTTGCTCTCTATACTGGTTATTGTTCTGTTAACCTTCATTAATACGCGCGGGGTAAACAGCGGTAAAATCGTTCAAACTATATTTACCATGGCCAAGCTGTTAAGTTTGCTGGCGTTAATTGTGTTTGGCTTATTTGCTATAAAGACCTCGGTATGGACCAGTAACTGGCACAATGCATGGACAATGCATAGCTTAAAGCCGGATGGATCAATGGCATCTTATACTGCCCTTGCTGCATTAGGTGCGATAGCATCGGCCATGGTTGGTTCCATATTCAGCAGCGACTCCTGGAACAATGTTACCTTTATTGCCGGAGAGGTTAAAAATCCGAAAAGGAATATTGGTTTAAGTTTAGCTTTAGGTACAGTGATCGTTACGGTTATTTATATTTTAACCAATATCATGTACACGGGAGTGCTCTCATTACATGATATTGCTATTGCCGATAAGGACAGGGTAGGTGTAACCGCATCACAGCAAATTTTTGGTAACTGGGGTACCATTATAATAGCCCTGCTTATTATGGTATCCACTTTCGGTTGTAACAACGGGCTGATCATGTCTGGCGCCCGGGTGTATTACTCAATGGCTAAGGACAGGTTATTTTTTAAGCGGGTTGGCATGCTTAATAAAAACTCGGTGCCTGGCTTTGGCTTGTGGCTTCAATGCATTTTTGCCTGTTTGTGGAGTCTGAGCGGTAAGTATGGCGATCTGCTGGATATGATATCATTTGTTGTTGTGGTTTTTTATGTACTTACCATCATCGGCATATTTATTTTACGCAAAAAAATGCCTGATGCCGAACGGCCTTATAAAGCTTTTGGCTATCCTGTTTTGCCCTTAATTTATATCATCATGGGACTGGCCTTTTGCCTGCTGCTTATCATATATAAGCCGACGTATACCTGGCCCGGATTAATTATTGTCATGGCTGGTATTCCGGTTTATTTTCTGATTGGCAGTGTAAAAGAGAAAACAGGTGCCGACCCCCCAATTATATAA